Proteins from a genomic interval of Hyalangium ruber:
- a CDS encoding tetratricopeptide repeat protein → MRRLLLTLLTLTPLLAAAQQPAATQESAASLPKPSSAPKPTPGRYLEGMGRTPEEEALLQDISRAMQAYEEESREYRREVQLLVERKYEEKRNTLASSYEKAISDLELTERKERLDAIARFEEFLRRYPKEPRYAPDVMFRLAELYYERSSDQHLAALRAHEEKLRALAENAEAPPEPAVDFAPSIALYWRLIADFPDYRLNDAAWYLLGYCQEKQNQFDESRATYQELIARYPKSRFATEAWVRIGEYWFDSYSDPFALPKAAEAYEAATKDTTHPLYDKALYKLGWTYYRLDRFDDAVEKFLTLADFYEAQKELQGEEGGGGDLREEALQYVAISLADETWGGMAKAQALFSQRGARPYEAEVYRRLGNVWFDQTNHTAAIEAYQVVLQKDPLAKDAPQVQQKIVQAYERDRKMAESYAAASQLAEVYAPGGAWYKEHAGEPDVLATADDLAEKSLYNTALYHHQQAQVFSKEGKLEQAMVGYQVAARAYGAYLERFPRTKGSYEMRYYYAECLYYSFQFALAARNYEEVRDSRLDEKFRKDAAFSAVTSWQQQLAADLKAGTVKEYKPLRSTERPEGEAVQVIPLAATEAHLVSASDAYVKLLPQDEKSPGMAYKAAELFYAHNDFPEARRRFEAIVKSYPKNEVSKFSTNFIVESFLIDKDWRSVEEVSGRLAANKDVIDPSSELYKDLVKFKLAGRFKLADQLMAEGKYEEAAKKYILLVDEAPRHEFADKALNNAAVCNENTRRFDSALKLYERIFREYPTSTLADAALFRVAVNAEQSYDFEKAVVSYQKLVKDYPASKNREAALFNAARLLEGQQRYAEAAGAFLRYADLFPNAEDAPKNQYRAALIYEKQEDWRGQIRALKEFVDKYAKKPAQVELVVDAQRRIGDAHKKLGNEKEAERAWAAAADEFDRRKLKPDAQPLAADAAAYSRFQLAELELQTFDKLKISGSGKALERSFTAKRSAVKTVNEAYAKVYPYKRLEWTLAALYRRGYALERFATTVIETPVPADVKRLGEEAVVAYQDMVAQQTATLEDAAVESYTTTLQEARKNRVSNEWTRRTLEALNRFRPKEYPVLKEPKEAIAFEGTYPEGMVGSLLGPQRVEEQAPQKLSGGGDK, encoded by the coding sequence ATGCGCCGCCTGTTGCTCACGCTGCTGACGCTGACGCCCCTGCTCGCCGCCGCCCAACAGCCGGCCGCGACGCAGGAGAGCGCCGCGTCACTGCCGAAGCCCTCGTCCGCGCCCAAACCCACCCCGGGGCGCTACCTGGAGGGCATGGGCCGCACTCCCGAGGAGGAGGCGCTGCTGCAGGACATCAGCCGCGCCATGCAGGCGTATGAGGAGGAGTCGCGCGAGTACCGGCGCGAGGTGCAATTGCTGGTGGAGCGCAAGTACGAGGAGAAGCGCAACACGCTGGCCTCCTCGTACGAGAAGGCCATCAGCGATCTGGAGCTCACCGAGCGCAAGGAGCGCCTGGACGCCATCGCCCGCTTCGAGGAGTTCCTGCGCCGCTACCCGAAGGAGCCGCGCTACGCGCCGGACGTGATGTTCCGCCTGGCGGAGCTCTACTACGAGCGCTCCAGCGACCAGCACCTGGCGGCCCTGCGCGCCCACGAGGAGAAGCTCCGGGCGCTGGCCGAGAACGCGGAGGCCCCACCCGAGCCGGCGGTGGACTTCGCCCCGTCCATCGCCCTGTACTGGCGGCTCATCGCCGACTTCCCGGACTACCGGCTCAATGACGCCGCCTGGTACCTGCTGGGCTACTGCCAGGAGAAGCAGAACCAGTTCGACGAGAGCCGGGCCACGTACCAGGAGCTGATCGCCCGCTACCCCAAGAGCCGCTTCGCCACCGAGGCCTGGGTGCGCATCGGCGAGTACTGGTTCGATTCCTACAGCGATCCGTTCGCGCTGCCCAAGGCCGCCGAGGCGTACGAGGCCGCCACGAAGGACACCACCCACCCGCTCTACGACAAGGCGCTCTACAAGCTGGGGTGGACGTACTACCGCCTGGACCGCTTCGACGACGCGGTCGAGAAGTTCCTCACGCTCGCCGACTTCTACGAGGCGCAGAAGGAGCTCCAGGGCGAGGAGGGCGGCGGCGGAGACCTGCGCGAGGAGGCGCTCCAGTACGTGGCCATCTCGCTGGCGGATGAGACCTGGGGCGGCATGGCCAAGGCCCAGGCCCTGTTCTCCCAGCGGGGCGCGCGTCCCTACGAGGCGGAGGTCTACCGGCGCCTGGGCAATGTCTGGTTCGACCAGACGAACCACACCGCCGCCATCGAGGCGTACCAGGTGGTGCTACAGAAGGATCCGCTGGCCAAGGACGCGCCGCAGGTCCAGCAGAAGATCGTCCAGGCGTACGAGCGGGACCGGAAGATGGCCGAGTCCTACGCCGCGGCGTCCCAGCTGGCCGAGGTCTATGCGCCGGGCGGCGCCTGGTACAAGGAGCACGCGGGCGAGCCGGACGTGCTGGCCACCGCCGACGACCTGGCGGAGAAGAGCCTCTACAACACCGCGCTCTACCACCACCAGCAGGCGCAGGTGTTCAGCAAGGAGGGCAAGCTCGAGCAGGCCATGGTGGGCTACCAGGTGGCCGCCCGCGCCTACGGCGCCTATCTGGAGCGCTTCCCGCGCACCAAGGGCTCGTACGAGATGCGGTACTACTACGCCGAGTGCCTCTACTACTCGTTCCAGTTCGCGCTGGCGGCGCGCAACTACGAGGAGGTGCGCGACTCGCGGCTGGACGAGAAGTTCCGCAAGGACGCGGCCTTCAGCGCCGTCACCTCCTGGCAGCAGCAACTGGCGGCGGACCTGAAGGCTGGCACGGTGAAGGAGTACAAGCCCCTGCGCTCCACCGAGCGGCCCGAGGGCGAGGCCGTGCAGGTCATCCCCCTGGCGGCGACCGAGGCCCACCTGGTGTCGGCCTCGGATGCATACGTGAAGCTGCTGCCCCAGGACGAGAAGAGCCCGGGCATGGCCTACAAGGCCGCGGAGCTGTTCTACGCGCACAACGACTTCCCCGAGGCGCGCCGGCGCTTCGAGGCCATCGTGAAGAGCTACCCGAAGAACGAGGTGTCCAAGTTCTCCACCAACTTCATCGTGGAGAGCTTCCTCATCGACAAGGACTGGCGCAGCGTCGAGGAGGTCAGCGGCAGGCTCGCCGCGAACAAGGACGTCATCGATCCGTCCAGTGAGCTCTACAAGGACCTGGTGAAGTTCAAGCTCGCCGGCCGCTTCAAGCTGGCCGACCAGCTCATGGCCGAGGGCAAGTACGAGGAGGCCGCCAAGAAGTACATCCTCCTGGTGGACGAGGCGCCACGCCACGAGTTCGCCGACAAGGCGCTCAACAACGCCGCGGTCTGCAACGAGAACACCCGCCGATTCGACTCGGCGCTCAAGCTGTACGAGCGCATCTTCCGCGAGTACCCCACCTCCACCCTGGCCGACGCGGCGCTGTTCCGCGTGGCGGTGAACGCCGAGCAGTCCTACGACTTCGAGAAGGCGGTGGTCAGCTACCAGAAGCTGGTGAAGGACTACCCGGCCTCGAAGAACCGCGAGGCGGCGCTCTTCAACGCCGCGCGCCTGCTCGAAGGCCAGCAGCGCTACGCCGAGGCCGCCGGCGCCTTCCTGCGCTACGCGGACCTGTTCCCCAACGCCGAGGACGCACCGAAGAACCAGTACCGCGCCGCCCTCATCTACGAGAAGCAGGAGGACTGGCGGGGGCAGATCCGCGCCCTCAAGGAGTTCGTCGACAAGTACGCCAAGAAGCCCGCGCAGGTGGAACTGGTGGTGGACGCCCAGCGTCGTATTGGCGATGCGCACAAGAAGCTGGGAAACGAGAAGGAGGCCGAGCGCGCGTGGGCCGCCGCCGCCGATGAGTTCGATCGTCGCAAGCTCAAGCCGGATGCCCAACCGCTGGCCGCAGACGCGGCCGCCTACAGCCGCTTCCAGCTCGCCGAGCTGGAGCTGCAGACGTTCGACAAGTTGAAGATCAGCGGCTCGGGCAAGGCGCTGGAGCGCAGCTTCACCGCCAAGCGCAGCGCGGTGAAGACCGTCAACGAGGCCTACGCCAAGGTCTACCCGTACAAGCGCCTGGAGTGGACGCTGGCGGCCCTCTACCGGCGCGGCTACGCCCTGGAGCGCTTCGCCACCACCGTCATCGAGACGCCCGTGCCGGCGGACGTGAAGCGCCTGGGCGAGGAGGCCGTGGTGGCCTACCAGGACATGGTCGCGCAGCAGACGGCGACCCTGGAGGACGCGGCGGTGGAGAGCTACACGACCACCCTCCAGGAGGCGCGCAAGAACCGCGTCTCCAACGAGTGGACGCGGCGCACGCTCGAGGCGCTCAACCGCTTCCGCCCCAAGGAGTACCCCGTGCTCAAGGAGCCCAAGGAGGCCATCGCCTTCGAGGGCACCTACCCCGAGGGCATGGTGGGCAGCCTCCTCGGGCCGCAGCGCGTCGAGGAACAGGCCCCGCAGAAGCTCAGTGGTGGAGGTGACAAGTGA
- a CDS encoding tetratricopeptide repeat protein codes for MSASRLLTACLALLLGGACASTPKPAPTPPPAESAATSTPAPTESAPTPGAARPSEPATSGGAQVVKTVPAPSATPSVEPSPAPPRPQATGARGDFERAVEIARRGELEAAERGLEALLEANPKLDYAWTNLGVLRERKGKPEEAERAYRKALELKPEQESAWDFLTRLYCRTGRASRIEAELRQKLEAKADSASMRTSLALALLHQQKLESAATEAKRALKVEERYVKAMQVLAQVYYREKKFELARMVLENARAIDTQDAATHNALGLVQLALKARPLALESFKQAAQLRPDFAEARNNFGAMLNEAQDYPAAITELEAAVRSAPDFASARLNLGNAYRGTGDFVRAKDEYGQVIKLQPQLADTYFNLAILYLDLEPQGMDTLERFKAAITWFEQYKGKGGKDERVEQYVKDAQKGIDKEERRREREKRDQLRKAQKAEEDRKKAEEEAKQAQQAAPSPSEPATATATPDKTSTPPSTPSATPTPGSGKLTSDDK; via the coding sequence GTGAGCGCGTCCCGCCTGCTGACCGCCTGCCTGGCCCTGCTGCTGGGTGGCGCCTGCGCTTCCACGCCCAAGCCCGCGCCCACGCCTCCACCGGCGGAGAGCGCCGCCACGAGCACCCCCGCGCCCACGGAGAGCGCGCCCACTCCGGGAGCCGCTCGCCCCTCCGAGCCTGCCACCTCCGGCGGCGCCCAGGTGGTGAAGACGGTACCCGCACCATCGGCCACGCCCTCGGTCGAGCCGAGCCCTGCCCCTCCCCGGCCGCAGGCCACGGGCGCGCGGGGAGACTTCGAACGCGCGGTGGAGATCGCCCGACGCGGAGAGCTGGAGGCCGCCGAGCGGGGCTTGGAGGCCCTGCTGGAGGCCAACCCCAAGCTGGACTACGCCTGGACGAACCTGGGCGTGCTGCGCGAGCGCAAGGGCAAACCGGAGGAGGCTGAGCGCGCCTACCGCAAGGCCCTGGAGCTCAAGCCCGAGCAGGAGTCCGCCTGGGACTTCCTCACCCGGCTCTACTGCCGCACTGGCCGCGCCTCGCGCATCGAGGCCGAGCTGCGCCAGAAGCTGGAGGCCAAGGCCGACTCCGCGAGCATGCGCACCTCCCTGGCCCTGGCCCTGCTGCACCAGCAGAAGCTGGAGTCGGCCGCCACCGAGGCCAAGCGCGCCCTCAAGGTGGAGGAGCGCTACGTGAAGGCCATGCAGGTGCTCGCGCAGGTGTACTACCGCGAGAAGAAGTTCGAGCTGGCCCGCATGGTGCTGGAGAACGCCCGCGCCATCGACACGCAGGACGCGGCCACCCACAACGCGCTGGGCCTGGTGCAGCTGGCCCTCAAGGCCCGCCCCCTGGCGCTGGAGAGCTTCAAGCAGGCCGCGCAGCTGCGCCCGGACTTCGCCGAGGCGCGCAACAACTTCGGCGCCATGCTCAACGAGGCCCAGGACTACCCAGCCGCCATCACCGAGCTGGAGGCCGCCGTGCGCTCCGCGCCGGACTTCGCCTCCGCCCGGCTCAACCTGGGCAACGCCTACCGGGGCACCGGGGATTTCGTCCGCGCCAAGGACGAGTACGGGCAGGTCATCAAGCTCCAGCCCCAGCTGGCCGACACCTACTTCAACCTCGCCATCCTCTACCTCGACCTGGAGCCGCAGGGCATGGACACCCTGGAGCGCTTCAAGGCGGCCATCACCTGGTTCGAGCAGTACAAGGGCAAGGGGGGCAAGGACGAGCGCGTGGAGCAGTACGTCAAGGACGCCCAGAAGGGCATCGACAAGGAAGAGCGTCGGCGCGAGCGAGAGAAGCGCGATCAGCTCCGCAAGGCCCAGAAGGCCGAAGAGGACCGCAAGAAGGCCGAGGAGGAGGCGAAGCAGGCCCAGCAGGCCGCCCCCTCGCCCTCCGAGCCGGCGACCGCCACGGCGACACCGGACAAAACGTCCACACCTCCCAGCACACCCTCTGCCACCCCTACCCCGGGCTCGGGTAAGCTGACCTCCGACGATAAGTAG
- a CDS encoding AgmX/PglI C-terminal domain-containing protein, with amino-acid sequence MASPQSQPSKLLRVGIIQADRILEERHVLRDDVTIGHDAKNTIVLPPSDDLPAKFALFENRNNQYQLVFDDTMQGRVNLGSSDVDFDRLRKQGLAQERGTNYVLPLQESARGKVDLGDLTLFFQFVSPVPEADKPKLPPDVSAGFWKGLDRTFFLILGVSLFLHFAWGAYVFAAQPPPEPELTLDELEDRFVRADIIPKQPPKQEQVAEAPQAEEKQQAKEDKKDPSEAKPAESKSADPAERKAEVIKKVSGKGLLKILGSSGDGSGGAFADVLGGSTGGGEIAEALAGAGGVGVATAESIGAGGPKGGGAGQVAGIGELGTSGGGKVDLGAKKETAVSGRVSDSTPEVESSDVDRDALTRYVKARLKAIQGCYEKELKRNPNLKGKVVVRFSIMPSGRTGNIDVEENTLGNDAVGSCIRTVIRSWVFPFKPDDEVPVAYPFVFSPAG; translated from the coding sequence ATGGCTTCACCCCAGTCCCAGCCCAGCAAGTTGTTGCGCGTCGGCATCATCCAGGCCGACCGCATCCTCGAGGAGCGTCACGTCCTCCGGGACGACGTCACCATCGGCCACGACGCGAAGAACACCATCGTCCTGCCGCCCTCCGACGACCTGCCGGCCAAGTTCGCCCTCTTCGAGAACCGCAACAACCAGTACCAGCTCGTCTTCGACGACACGATGCAGGGCCGGGTGAACCTGGGCTCCTCGGACGTGGACTTCGACCGGCTGCGCAAGCAGGGCCTGGCCCAGGAGCGCGGCACCAACTACGTGCTGCCCCTGCAGGAGAGCGCCCGCGGCAAGGTGGACCTGGGCGACCTGACCCTCTTCTTCCAGTTCGTCTCGCCCGTGCCCGAGGCGGACAAGCCCAAGCTGCCGCCGGACGTGTCCGCCGGCTTCTGGAAGGGCCTGGACCGCACCTTCTTCCTCATCCTCGGCGTCTCCCTCTTCCTGCACTTCGCGTGGGGCGCCTACGTCTTCGCCGCCCAGCCACCGCCCGAGCCCGAGCTGACGCTGGACGAGCTGGAGGACCGCTTCGTCCGCGCCGACATCATCCCCAAGCAGCCGCCCAAGCAGGAGCAGGTGGCCGAGGCCCCCCAGGCCGAGGAGAAGCAGCAGGCCAAGGAGGACAAGAAGGATCCGAGCGAGGCCAAGCCCGCCGAGAGCAAGTCCGCCGACCCCGCGGAGCGCAAGGCGGAGGTCATCAAGAAGGTGTCCGGCAAGGGCCTGCTGAAGATCCTCGGCTCCTCGGGCGACGGCAGCGGCGGTGCGTTCGCGGACGTGCTCGGCGGCAGCACTGGCGGCGGAGAGATCGCCGAGGCGCTCGCGGGCGCCGGCGGCGTGGGCGTGGCCACCGCGGAGTCCATCGGCGCTGGAGGCCCCAAGGGCGGCGGCGCGGGCCAGGTGGCCGGCATCGGCGAGCTGGGCACCAGCGGCGGCGGCAAGGTGGACCTGGGCGCCAAGAAGGAGACCGCTGTCTCGGGACGGGTGAGCGACTCGACCCCCGAGGTGGAGAGCTCGGACGTGGATCGCGACGCGCTGACGCGCTACGTGAAGGCGCGCCTGAAGGCCATCCAGGGTTGCTACGAGAAGGAGCTCAAGCGCAACCCCAACCTCAAGGGCAAGGTGGTGGTGCGCTTCAGCATCATGCCCTCCGGCCGCACCGGCAACATCGACGTGGAGGAGAACACGCTGGGCAATGACGCGGTGGGCAGCTGCATCCGCACCGTCATCCGCAGCTGGGTGTTCCCCTTCAAGCCGGACGACGAAGTGCCTGTCGCCTACCCCTTCGTCTTCTCTCCCGCGGGGTAG